One part of the Lotus japonicus ecotype B-129 chromosome 2, LjGifu_v1.2 genome encodes these proteins:
- the LOC130738749 gene encoding uncharacterized protein LOC130738749 yields the protein MSQNLYFIAFRLDEGEREETNITSTYPAAQKPLANVHPLQLIFFKANDTKKKLSFSNSQCPRQTNNVDCGYYVMKFMKDIITHRQLMISTKYFEDCQFNSYDGEQLHEVKDEWAAYVFNNFFW from the exons ATGAgtcaaaatttatattttattgcaTTTAGACTAgatgaaggagaaagagaagaaactaACATAACATCCACCTACCCAGCTGCCCAGAAACCACTTGCAAATGTTCATCCACTCCAACTTATATTCTTCAAAGCTAATGacaccaaaaagaaactttctttctctaactCACAG tgccctcgTCAGACTAATAATGTTGATTGCGGATATTATGTGATGAAGTTCATGAAAGATATAATCACTCACCGACAACTTATGATCTCAACGAAG TATTTTGAAGATTGTCAGTTCAATTCCTATGATGGAGAGCAATTGCATGAAGTTAAAGATGAGTGGGCCGCTTATgtatttaacaattttttttggtag
- the LOC130738748 gene encoding probable RNA 3'-terminal phosphate cyclase-like protein isoform X1: MCLRRMGKTSYKRLKGSQSFRQRLLLATLSSTPILIEDIRADETWPGLRSHEILLLRLFDTICDDCLVEINETGTKLKYKPGTIMGGRQHRAYDCGVSRSIGYFLEPLILLGLFAKEPITIRLKGITNDSRDPSVDTFKYVVLPILRRFEVASEGLDLKIESRGLPPSGGGEVILSLPVVQSLTAVNWTDEGFVKRIRGITFSARVSAQFENSMIKAARGIINPLVSDVHIFSDHRSGPQAGNSPGYGISLVAETTSGCFISAETAVSHARAEDVSSLADDEKMDLMPPEVIGEGIANDLLGEITQGGVVDSTYQGLLFLLCALCPQDISKVRVGKLSQHGVETLRNIKDFLDVKFILKPDPKTPSVFLQCIGYGMKNLSRKIS; the protein is encoded by the exons ATGTG CCTAAGGAGAATGGGGAAGACTTCTTACAAGAGGCTGAAGGGAAGCCAAAGCTTTAGGCAGCGGTTGCTTCTTGCCACTCTCTCCTCCACTCCTATTCTTATTGAGGACATACGTGCCGACGAGACTTGGCCTGGTCTACGCAGCCATGAGATTTTGCTGCTCCGATTGTTTGATACCATCTGCGATGATTGCCTTGTGGAAATCAACGAAACAG GTACCAAATTGAAGTACAAGCCGGGAACTATTATGGGTGGAAGACAACATCGTGCATACGACTGTGGTGTGTCTCGATCCATTGGTTATTTCTTGGAGCCACTCATTTTGCTAGGCTTGTTTGCCAAGGAACCCATTACCATTAGACTCAAAG GAATCACAAATGATTCGAGGGATCCATCAGTTGACACCTTCAAGTATGTTGTGTTGCCTATATTAAGGCGCTTTGAAGTTGCCTCTGAAGGATTGGATCTTAAAATAGAGAGTCGTGGATTACCTCCAAGTGGTGGCGGCGAAGTTATTTTGTCACTTCCTGTTGTTCAGAGTCTAACA GCTGTTAATTGGACTGATGAGGGATTTGTCAAGAGGATTAGAGGAATTACATTTTCAGCCAGAGTGTCTGCTCAGTTTGAAAACAGCATGATTAAAGCTGCCCGTGGAATCATAAATCCACTAGTGTCGGATGTGCACATTTTTTCTGATCATAGATCAGGTCCTCAGGCTGGAAA CTCTCCTGGCTATGGAATTTCACTGGTTGCGGAGACTACTTCTGGTTGCTTCATCTCTGCAGAAACTGCTGTTTCTCATGCTAGGGCTGAAGATGTTTCTAGCCTTGCTGATGATGAGAAAATGGATCTTATGCCCCCAGAGGTTATTGGTGAGGGGATTGCTAATGATTTACTAGGGGAGATAACTCAAGGTGGAGTGGTAGATTCAACATATCAG GGTTTGTTATTTCTTCTTTGCGCTCTATGTCCTCAAGATATTTCCAAGGTTCGTGTTGGAAAACTTTCCCAGCACGGGGTTGAAACCCTCAGAAACATTAAGGATTTTCTTGATGTGAAGTTTATTCTCAAACCAGATCCAAAGACACCATCAGTTTTTCTCCAGTGTATTGGTTATGGCATGAAGAACCTTTCTCGAAAGATCTCGTGA
- the LOC130738748 gene encoding probable RNA 3'-terminal phosphate cyclase-like protein isoform X2, whose product MGKTSYKRLKGSQSFRQRLLLATLSSTPILIEDIRADETWPGLRSHEILLLRLFDTICDDCLVEINETGTKLKYKPGTIMGGRQHRAYDCGVSRSIGYFLEPLILLGLFAKEPITIRLKGITNDSRDPSVDTFKYVVLPILRRFEVASEGLDLKIESRGLPPSGGGEVILSLPVVQSLTAVNWTDEGFVKRIRGITFSARVSAQFENSMIKAARGIINPLVSDVHIFSDHRSGPQAGNSPGYGISLVAETTSGCFISAETAVSHARAEDVSSLADDEKMDLMPPEVIGEGIANDLLGEITQGGVVDSTYQGLLFLLCALCPQDISKVRVGKLSQHGVETLRNIKDFLDVKFILKPDPKTPSVFLQCIGYGMKNLSRKIS is encoded by the exons ATGGGGAAGACTTCTTACAAGAGGCTGAAGGGAAGCCAAAGCTTTAGGCAGCGGTTGCTTCTTGCCACTCTCTCCTCCACTCCTATTCTTATTGAGGACATACGTGCCGACGAGACTTGGCCTGGTCTACGCAGCCATGAGATTTTGCTGCTCCGATTGTTTGATACCATCTGCGATGATTGCCTTGTGGAAATCAACGAAACAG GTACCAAATTGAAGTACAAGCCGGGAACTATTATGGGTGGAAGACAACATCGTGCATACGACTGTGGTGTGTCTCGATCCATTGGTTATTTCTTGGAGCCACTCATTTTGCTAGGCTTGTTTGCCAAGGAACCCATTACCATTAGACTCAAAG GAATCACAAATGATTCGAGGGATCCATCAGTTGACACCTTCAAGTATGTTGTGTTGCCTATATTAAGGCGCTTTGAAGTTGCCTCTGAAGGATTGGATCTTAAAATAGAGAGTCGTGGATTACCTCCAAGTGGTGGCGGCGAAGTTATTTTGTCACTTCCTGTTGTTCAGAGTCTAACA GCTGTTAATTGGACTGATGAGGGATTTGTCAAGAGGATTAGAGGAATTACATTTTCAGCCAGAGTGTCTGCTCAGTTTGAAAACAGCATGATTAAAGCTGCCCGTGGAATCATAAATCCACTAGTGTCGGATGTGCACATTTTTTCTGATCATAGATCAGGTCCTCAGGCTGGAAA CTCTCCTGGCTATGGAATTTCACTGGTTGCGGAGACTACTTCTGGTTGCTTCATCTCTGCAGAAACTGCTGTTTCTCATGCTAGGGCTGAAGATGTTTCTAGCCTTGCTGATGATGAGAAAATGGATCTTATGCCCCCAGAGGTTATTGGTGAGGGGATTGCTAATGATTTACTAGGGGAGATAACTCAAGGTGGAGTGGTAGATTCAACATATCAG GGTTTGTTATTTCTTCTTTGCGCTCTATGTCCTCAAGATATTTCCAAGGTTCGTGTTGGAAAACTTTCCCAGCACGGGGTTGAAACCCTCAGAAACATTAAGGATTTTCTTGATGTGAAGTTTATTCTCAAACCAGATCCAAAGACACCATCAGTTTTTCTCCAGTGTATTGGTTATGGCATGAAGAACCTTTCTCGAAAGATCTCGTGA
- the LOC130735534 gene encoding uncharacterized protein LOC130735534, whose protein sequence is MTFVWNTLSAAMRSKGKIVLNVASSGIASLLLPGGRTAHSRFSIPISIHELSTCNVRQGSQKAELLQKASLIIWDEAPMMNKHCFEALDRTLNDIMKTEATFGHPKSFGGKVVVLGGDFRQILSVISKGSRFDIVSSAVNSSYLWEHCKVLKLTINMRLQQAASSSSASEIKEFADWILQVGDGTVKTIDDDDSIIEIPPDLLVKDCDNPLLELVNFAYPNIVANLENSKYFQQRALLAPTLESVEEVNNYMLSMIPGEETEYLSYDTPCRSDEDQI, encoded by the coding sequence ATGACGTTTGTGTGGAATACACTTTCTGCTGCCATGCGATCTAAAGGGAAAATTGTCCTGAATGTTGCTTCTAGCGGGATTGCTTCATTATTATTGCCTGGAGGAAGAACAGCTCACTCAAGGTTTTCTATCCCTATTTCAATCCATGAATTATCAACCTGTAATGTTCGGCAAGGTTCTCAAAAAGCTGAATTACTTCAAAAAGCAAGCCTTATAATttgggatgaagctccaatgATGAACAAGCACTGTTTTGAAGCTCTAGACAGAACTTTAAATGACATTATGAAAACTGAAGCAACTTTTGGCCATCCAAAATCATTTGGAGGGAAAGTTGTAGTTTTAGGGGGAGACTTCCGGCAAATTCTTTCGGTAATCTCGAAAGGTAGTAGATTTGATATTGTTTCATCTGCGGTTAATTCATCTTACCTATGGGAGCATTGCAAAGTATTGAAGCTAACAATCAACATGAGGTTACAACAAGCTGCATCTTCATCTTCTGCAAGTGAAATCAAGGAATTTGCAGATTGGATTCTTCAAGTAGGGGATGGAACAGTGAAAacaattgatgatgatgattcaaTTATTGAGATTCCCCCTGATCTCTTGGTGAAAGATTGTGATAATCCTTTACTTGAATTGGTTAACTTTGCATACCCCAATATTGTTGCTAATTTGGAAAACTCAAAATATTTTCAACAAAGAGCACTACTTGCACCTACTCTAGAAAGTGTAGAAGAGGTCAACAACTATATGCTATCTATGATTCCTGGGGAGGAGACTGAATATTTGAGTTATGATACTCCATGTAGATCAGATGAAGATCAGATATAG
- the LOC130735535 gene encoding uncharacterized protein LOC130735535 has translation MENMKINEDGSFSQKGVPIHSQVRKIKQESEKVVDWSPGQPEMRPVLRDISRQISRSPLGISGRPISVGDS, from the coding sequence ATGGAGAACATGAAGATCAACGAAGATGGAAGCTTCTCGCAAAAGGGTGTCCCGATTCATAGCCAGGTTAGGAAGATCAAGCAAGAATCAGAGAAAGTTGTTGACTGGTCTCCTGGTCAGCCTGAGATGAGGCCAGTTCTCCGGGATATTTCCCGGCAGATTTCCCGGTCGCCGTTGGGGATCTCCGGCAGACCAATTTCAGTTGGTGATTCATAG
- the LOC130736807 gene encoding F-box/kelch-repeat protein At3g23880-like — MNIPPPPKPLCQQPLPDELIVEVLSWLPVKTLIGLRCVSKIWNSRITSDASFIKLHRQRSAAQNPQLLFQLNRHKLNLTPFPISRLVENPLTALPNDPQDHFGDHGFVGKLLIGSCNGLICIHIHSLGIWIRDNWICFWNPATRFVSEKLGYFRAEYHFSKFTFGYDNTNDTYKVVFFDFGNGKLKTGMDSQGIPVKVFTLGDNLWRDIQSLPVGVVTLHDNFKKPNDGVNLSGTLNWMALHNNPTLFYDPNVITVENILILSLDLGTETYNQFSLPGGFDEVPCVKPNVQVLMDYLCFCHVWKKTHFVIWQMKEFGVENSWTQLLKISYQDLQIQLSGDIHYQLFPLFLYNGHTLILVDSHDYQAILFNMRDNRAEKTRITNKICWSSTVNYIETLASPQ, encoded by the coding sequence ATGAACATCCCTCCTCCACCAAAGCCGCTGTGCCAGCAGCCCCTTCCCGACGAACTCATTGTGGAGGTCCTGTCATGGCTTCCGGTGAAAACCCTCATAGGACTTAGGTGTGTGAGTAAGATATGGAACTCTCGTATCACCTCTGACGCCAGCTTCATCAAATTGCACCGTCAAAGATCAGCTGCACAAAACCCCCAATTGTTGTTCCAACTGAATCGCCATAAACTCAATCTCACACCGTTCCCCATAAGTCGTTTAGTTGAGAACCCATTGACCGCACTACCCAATGACCCTCAAGACCACTTTGGGGACCATGGGTTCGTGGGCAAATTGTTGATTGGTTCATGCAATGGCTTGATCTGCATACACATCCATTCTCTTGGCATATGGATCAGAGACAATTGGATCTGTTTTTGGAATCCGGCAACCAGATTTGTATCTGAAAAGTTGGGGTATTTTCGTGCTGAGTATCACTTTTCCAAGTTTACCTTTGGTTATGATAATACAAACGACACTTACAAGGTGGTATTTTTTGATTTTGGGAATGGTAAATTAAAAACTGGCATGGACTCACAGGGAATTCCAGTGAAAGTTTTCACCTTGGGTGATAATCTTTGGAGGGACATTCAAAGTTTACCTGTGGGTGTGGTTACTCTTCACGATAATTTCAAGAAACCAAATGATGGAGTGAATTTGAGTGGCACTCTTAACTGGATGGCACTTCATAATAATCCCACTCTTTTTTATGATCCAAATGTTATTACTGTTGAGAATATCTTAATTCTTTCGCTTGATCTGGGTACAGAGACATACAACCAGTTTTCACTGCCTGGGGGTTTTGATGAGGTTCCCTGTGTGAAGCCGAACGTTCAGGTTTTGATGGATTATCTGTGCTTTTGTCATGTTTGGAAAAAAACTCATTTTGTTATTTGGCAGATGAAAGAGTTTGGGGTTGAAAACTCTTGGACTCAGTTATTGAAGATCAGTTACCAGGATCTCCAAATTCAACTCTCTGGCGATATTCACTATCAGTTGTTTCCATTGTTCCTTTACAATGGTCATACACTGATATTGGTAGACTCTCATGACTATCAAGCAATACTCTTTAATATGAGAGACAATAGAGCAGAGAAAACTAggattacaaataaaatatgttgGTCCTCTACTGTGAATTACATTGAAACCTTGGCTTCTCCTCAATGA